A single window of Neurospora crassa OR74A linkage group VII, whole genome shotgun sequence DNA harbors:
- the nuo21.3b gene encoding NADH:ubiquinone oxidoreductase 21.3kD subunit B has protein sequence MAPQGDDTVFQPKDAIKSGVSGALFSGGAGLLMASLRTSMKKNNVGSMHVFTHGGGTIISFTLAGGIYRFAQQASANLREKEDGWNHAIGAFLGGSVMGLRSLRFPVILGFGAMAGSVVGAFAFSGGLTGWGRDPNVDEFERKEAMRLNRRRPVEETLAEVGEGRGIYPPGYQERRRQRLLEKYGVEVKPVSADPNVASA, from the exons ATGGCGCCTCAAGGGGACGACACCGTTTTTCAGCCCAAGGACGCCATCAAGTCCGGCGTCAGTGGCGCCCTGTTCAGTGGTGGAGCCGGTCTCTTGATGGCTTCCCTCCGCACTTCCATGAAGAAGAACAATGTCGGCAGCATGCACGTCTTCACCCACGGCGGAGGCACTATCATCAGCTTTA CTCTCGCCGGTGGTATCTACAGATTCGCCCAACAGGCCTCGGCGAACCTGCGCGAGAAGGAAGACGGCTGGAACCATGCGATCGGTGCTTTCCTCGGTGGAAGCGTCATGGGCTTGCGAT CCCTTCGTTTCCCCGTCATCCTCGGGTTCGGCGCCATGGCCGGCTCCGTCGTCGGTGCCTTTGCCTTCTCCGGCGGGCTAACCGGATGGGGGAGGGACCCCAATGTCGACGAGTTCGAGAGGAAAGAGGCCATGCGTCTGAACAGGAGGAGGCCGGTCGAGGAAACCCTTGCGGAAGTTGGCGAGGGTCGGG GTATCTACCCACCCGGTTACCAAGAACGCAGACGCCAGAGACTCCTTGAGAAGTACGGAGTCGAGGTCAAGCCCGTCTCTGCGGATCCCAACGTTGCTTCTGCTTGA
- a CDS encoding nucleolar ATPase Kre33, translating to MSQKVIDSRIPALIRNGMQEKKRSFFVVVGDHSKEAIVHLYYILSNANMKHNKSVLWAYKSKLLGFTSHRKKRENKIKKEIKRGVREANSEDPFELFISLNDIRYVYYKETEKILGNTYGMCILQDFEAMTPNILARTIETVEGGGLVILLLKGMNSLKQLYTLSMDVHSRYRTEAHDDVVARFNERFILSLGSCESCLVVDDELNVLPISGGKAVKALPRPTDDEEVNPAKKELEKIKESLEDTQPIGSLVQLARTTDQAKALLTFVDAIAEKTLRNTVTLTAARGRGKSAAMGVAIAAAVAYGYSNIFITSPSPENLKTLFEFVFKGFDALDYKDHADYSIIQSTNPEFNKAIVRVNIHRNHRQTIQYIRPQDAHVLGQAELLVIDEAAAIPLPLVKKLMGPYLVFMASTISGYEGTGRSLSLKLIKQLREQSRTGAGVKDAVEVDRTSGKAAKDTETVFTGGRSLKEITLSEPIRYAQGDPVEKWLNTLLCLDATLPRSKLNTQGCPDPSQCELLHVNRDTLFSFHPVSEKFLQQMVALYVASHYKNSPNDLQLMSDAPAHELFVLTAPIVEGRLPEPLCVIQVSLEGKISKQSILNSLSRGSQPAGDLIPWLVSQQFQDDEFASLSGARVVRIATNPDYVSMGYGSRALQLLVDYYEGKFANLSEEAGTVVPKSAPRVTDAELANASLFDDIKVRDMNELPPLFAKLAERRPEPLEYIGVSYGLTQPLHKFWKRASFAPVYLRQTPNDLTGEHTCVMLRPLGDGTDPSWLGAFANDFHRRFLSLLSYKFREFPAILALTIEESASVGAKLDPSNEPTPLEKAELDKLLTPFDHKRLESYANGLLDYHVVLDLIPSIAQLFFEGRIRSNLQLSGLQQAILLAIGLQRKEIDAIAGELTLPSSQLLAIFIKIMRKISTHLASLVEGAIAKEMPQQIGVSAENASAAHDDEIIENNFVPLDQNLDDELAEGGDQAMKAIRAKQRELIDSLPLDQYEIDGGDAEWKEAEKRVAKATKEGKSNPLVSVKTKKRKAEPVYEEEKSEKRDRGDKKGKKVRHDKRK from the exons ATGTCACAAAAAGTCAT TGACTCGCGCATTCCTGCGCTCATTCGCAATGGCatgcaggagaagaagcgtagcttcttcgtcgtcgtcggcgaccACTCCAAGGAGGCCATTGTTCACC TTTACTACATCCTCTCCAATGCGAACATGAAGCATAACAAGTCCGTCCTCTGGGCGTACAAGAGCAAGCTTCTCGGCTTCACAAGTCATCGCAAGAAGCGCGAAaacaagatcaagaaggaAATCAAGCGTGGCGTTCGCGAGGCCAACTCCGAAGACCCTTTCGAACTCTTCATCTCCCTCAACGATATCCGATATGTCTACTACAAGGAAACCGAAAAGATTCTCGGTAACACCTACGGCATGTGCATTTTGCAAGATTTTGAGGCCATGACGCCCAATATCCTAGCCCGTACGATCGAAACTGTCGAAGGTGGCGGCTTGGTCATCCTGCTCCTGAAGGGCATGAACAGCTTGAAGCAGCTTTACACTCTTTCCATGGACGTACATTCGAGATACCGAACCGAAGCCCACGACGACGTTGTTGCGAGGTTCAACGAGCGCTTTATCCTTTCCCTCGGCAGCTGCGAGTCCTGCTTGGTTGTCGACGACGAGCTTAACGTTCTCCCCATTTCGGGCGGCAAGGCTGTCAAGGCGCTACCACGCCCtaccgacgacgaggaggtcaACCCTGCAAagaaggagttggagaagatcaaggagtCGCTTGAGGATACTCAGCCCATCGGATCGCTCGTCCAGCTGGCCCGTACAACTGACCAGGCCAAAGCGCTGCTCACCTTCGTCGATGCTATTGCGGAGAAGACTCTGCGCAACACAGTTACGCTGACTGCGGCTCGTGGTCGTGGTAAATCCGCTGCGATGGGTGTCGCTATTGCGGCCGCCGTCGCTTACGGTTATAGCAACATTTTTATCACGTCTCCTTCGCCAGAAAACTTGAAAACATTGTTCGAGTTTGTCTTCAAGGGATTCGACGCTTTGGACTACAAGGACCATGCCGACTACTCCATCATCCAGTCGACGAACCCCGAGTTCAACAAGGCCATCGTTAGAGTCAACATCCACAGGAACCATCGCCAGACCATCCAGTACATCCGCCCCCAAGACGCCCATGTCCTTGGCCAGGCTGAACTGCTCGTCATCGATGAAGCTGCTGCTATCCCTCTGCCCCTCGTCAAGAAGCTCATGGGTCCTTATCTTGTTTTCATGGCCTCCACCATCAGTGGTTACGAGGGTACTGGCCGCTCACTCTCTCTCAAGCTTATCAAGCAGCTTAGGGAGCAGTCGAGGACTGGTGCCGGCGTTAAGGACGCCGTTGAGGTCGACAGGACAAGTGGCAAGGCGGCTAAGGACACAGAGACCGTTTTCACTGGTGGTCGGTCGCTCAAGGAGATCACTCTTTCTGAGCCCATCCGTTACGCCCAAGGAGATCCGGTTGAGAAGTGGTTGAACACTCTCCTCTGCCTGGACGCCACGCTGCCCAGGTCCAAGCTCAACACTCAGGGATGTCCCGATCCCTCTCAGTGCGAGCTGCTCCATGTCAACCGTGacaccctcttctccttccacccTGTTTCCGAGAAATTCCTGCAGCAGATGGTTGCGCTCTATGTCGCCAGTCACTACAAGAACTCGCCCAACGACTTGCAGCTTATGAGTGATGCTCCGGCCCACGAGCTCTTCGTTCTTACTGCTCCTATCGTTGAGGGCAGGCTACCCGAGCCGTTGTGTGTGATCCAAGTTTCTCTCGAGGGTAAGATTAGCAAGCAGAGCATTCTCAACAGCCTCAGCAGGGGCTCGCAACCTGCGGGTGATTTGATCCCCTGGCTTGTCAGCCAGCAGTTCCAGGACGATGAGTTCGCCTCGCTTTCTGGTGCTCGTGTGGTCAGAATCGCTACCAATCCTGACTACGTGTCCATGGGCTACGGCTCGAGGGCGCTTCAGCTGCTTGTGGACTACTACGAGGGCAAGTTTGCCAACCTTTCCGAGGAGGCTGGCACTGTCGTACCTAAGAGTGCTCCCCGGGTGACGGACGCTGAACTTGCAAACGCCAGTCTCTTTGATGACATCAAGGTTCGCGACATGAACGAGCTCCCGCCCCTTTTCGCTAAGCTTGCCGAGCGTCGCCCCGAACCCCTCGAGTATATTGGTGTCAGTTACGGTCTTACCCAACCGCTCCACAAGTTCTGGAAGCGCGCTTCCTTTGCGCCAGTATACTTGAGGCAAACTCCCAACGATTTGACCGGCGAGCACACTTGCGTCATGTTGCGCCCTCTTGGTGATGGCACTGACCCCAGCTGGCTGGGCGCTTTCGCCAACGACTTCCACCGCCGTTTCCTCTCTCTGCTGTCTTACAAGTTCCGCGAGTTCCCGGCCATCTTGGCGTTGACCATCGAGGAGTCTGCCAGTGTCGGTGCCAAGCTGGACCCTTCCAACGAGCCTACACCgttggagaaggcggagTTGGACAAGCTCTTGACGCCCTTTGACCACAAGCGTCTTGAGAGTTATGCCAATGGCCTCCTTGATTACCATGTCGTTCTCGATCTTATTCCCAGCATTGCACAGCTTTTCTTCGAGGGCCGTATTAGGTCAAACCTCCAGCTCAGCGGTCTTCAGCAGGCCATTCTGCTGGCCATCGGTCTCCAGCGCAAGGAGATTGATGCCATTGCTGGAGAGCTCACTCTGCCGTCCTCCCAGCTTCTGGCTATCTTCATCAAGATCATGCGCAAGATCAGCACGCACCTTGCGTCACTGGTTGAGGGTGCTATTGCCAAGGAGATGCCTCAACAGATCGGCGTCTCGGCCGAGAACGCCTCTGCCGCTCACGATGACGAGATTATTGAGAACAACTTCGTGCCCCTTGACCAGAACCTGGATGACGAGCTTGCCGAAGGTGGAGACCAGGCCATGAAGGCCATCAGGGCCAAGCAGAGAGAGCTCATTGACTCCCTTCCCCTGGATCAGTACGAGATCGACGGAGGAGATGCTGAGTGGAAAGAGGCTGAGAAGCGGGTCGCCAAGGCTACCAAGGAAGGAAAGTCCAACCCGCTTGTCAGTGTCAAGACCAAAAAGCGCAAAGCCGAGCCCGTGTATGAAGAGGAGAAGTCTGAGAAGAGGGATAGGGGTgacaagaagggcaagaaggtcaGACACGACAAGAGGAAGTGA
- a CDS encoding VanZ domain-containing protein, producing the protein MRIRMPFAGIFAALLLLSAYAGLSSLHMPQGTLLNDKTLHFFVFFLLTVTFYWILDTTRRRILHLTLSVVTLGMGVGSEFVQAAIPNNGREFDPYDILANLVGSLLGLGLCGWYHKRMLERKRVRKYTAVPTGEDIPEGDVDLELGEVRRSGDHEEGVVVAAAAAASVPAAAASPAAGTATATAKNMSLEEELDNWDENAVDAWDDGDDVGDVGGSGAGGKSGDATKDAGAAKKRVD; encoded by the exons ATGAGGATACGTATGCCCTTTGCCG GCATCttcgccgccctcctccttctctccgcCTACGCCGGCCTCTCGTCGCTGCACATGCCCCAAGGCACCCTCCTCAACGACAAAACCCTGCACtttttcgtcttcttcctcttgacCGTCACCTTTTACTGGATCCTCGACACCACGCGCCGACGCATCTTACATTTAACCCTTTCGGTGGTCACCCTGGGCATGGGCGTGGGTTCCGAGTTCGTGCAGGCCGCAATCCCGAATAATGGCAGGGAGTTTGACCCCTATGATATCTTGGCGAATCTGGTGGGCAGTTTGCTAGGGCTGGGATTGTGTGGGTGGTATCATAAACGGATGTTGGAAAGGAAGAGGGTGAGGAAGTACACGGCTGTTCCTACGGGGGAGGACATCCCTGAGGGGGATGTTGATTTGGAACTTGgggaggtgaggaggagtgggGATCATGAGgagggggttgttgttgctgctgctgcggctgcctctgttcctgctgctgcggcttcCCCGGCTGCGGGTACGGCTACGGCTACGGCCAAGAACATGTCGcttgaggaggagttggataATTGGGACGAGAACGCGGTTGATGCGtgggatgatggtgatgacgtGGGTGATGTCGGTGGAAGTGGTGCTGGCGGTAAGAGCGGGGACGCTACTAAGGATGCTGGGGCTGCTAAGAAGCGGGTGGATTGA
- a CDS encoding aureobasidin-resistance protein codes for MQDFEPILAPAKPKQKKLPFGWPPALKLSTLNPVPQRRRLRRKSTASQDNVAALKTSFDVWESIKSLQTRKWKIYDIQHVVCLGFILFSLFILPSAPIIKTAVLLALGGLLLMPITQQFFLPSLPIWTYLLYFFASRFIAPEYRPHIWVKVLPALENVLYGANLSNILSAHSHPVLDLLAWFPYGIGHFALPAICSAILFLFAAPGSTPVFARAFGYMCMLAVTIQLIFPCTPPWYEKAHGLEPAHYGMEGSPAGLARIDKLFGVDMYTTSFTTAPLPFGAFPSLHGANAVLEALFMQYYFPKFKYFFIFYVGWIWWATMYLNHHYAVDLVGGGLMAAIAYYISRVRWLPRPQLEKRTRWEYEYVEFGDRPKTYDEEYGSASAYGLGLLERRTASDSDEWTLGSSSSLDSLSRGDTVCGSSSSTPDILSPTTPNDDFKHVVLGLTPQGDIWNGGRLARESELSDVVVLS; via the exons ATGCAGGACTTCGAACCCATCCTCGCCCCGGCCAAGccgaagcagaagaagcttcCCTTCGGCTGGCCGCCAGCCCTCAAGCTCTCGACTCTCAACCCAGTACCTCAGCGCCGGCGGTTGCGTAGGAAATCCACCGCTTCGCAGGATAATGTTGCCGCCCTCAAGACCTCGTTCGACGTGTGGGAGAGCATAAAATCTCTGCAGACAAGGAAATGGAAGATTTACGACATCCAGCATGTTGTCTGTCTTggcttcatcctcttctcgcTGTTCATCTTGCCCTCGGCCCCCATCATCAAGACGGCCGTCCTGCTCGCTCTCGGCGGCCTGCTTCTGATGCCCATCACCCAGCAATTCTTCTTGCCCTCCCTTCCCATCTGGACGTACTTGCTGTACTTCTTTGCCAGCCG ATTCATTGCCCCTGAGTACCGTCCTCACATCTGGGTCAAGGTCCTCCCGGCGCTCGAGAACGTTCTCTACGGAGCCAACTTGTCCAACATTCTCTCGGCCCACAGCCACCCTGTCCTCGATTTGCTCGCCTGGTTCCCTTATGGAATCGGCCACTTTGCGCTCCCGGCCATCTGCAGCgctatcctcttcctttttgccGCGCCCGGCAGCACCCCCGTCTTTGCTCGGGCCTTCGGCTACATGTGCATGCTCGCCGTCACCATCCAGCTGATTTTCCCCTGCACGCCTCCATGGTACGAGAAGGCGCATGGCTTGGAGCCGGCTCACTACGGCATGGAGGGTTCCCCCGCCGGTCTGGCCCGCATCGACAAGCTCTTTGGCGTCGACATGTACACCACCAGCTTCACCACCGCGCCCTTGCCGTTCGGCGCCTTCCCCAGCTTGCACGGTGCCAACGCCGTCCTTGAGGCCCTGTTCATGCAGTACTACTTCCCCAAGTTCAAGtacttcttcatcttctatGTTGGCTGGATCTGGTGGGCCACCATGTACCTCAACCACCACTATGCCGTCGATctcgttggtggtggtctcATGGCTGCCATCGCCTACTACATCTCTCGCGTCAGGTGGCTTCCTCGCCCCCAGCTCGAGAAGCGCACCCGCTGGGAGTACGAGTATGTCGAGTTCGGTGACCGCCCCAAGACCTACGATGAGGAGTACGGCAGCGCCAGCGCCTACGGCCTTGGTCTCCTTGAGAGACGCACCGccagcgacagcgacgagTGGACCCTTGGCAGCAGCTCCAGCCTCGACTCCCTGAGCCGCGGCGACACCGTatgcggcagcagcagcagcactccCGATATCCTAAGCCCCACCACGCCAAATGACGATTTCAAGCATGTCGTGCTTGGTTTGACGCCCCAGGGTGATATCTGGAACGGAGGCAGGCTTGCCCGCGAGAGCGAGCTGAGCGATGTCGTTGTCTTGAGCTGA
- a CDS encoding mmf1, with protein sequence MAPAKAVLTSKAPKPIPQLSQAVVYNGMVYCSGSLGIDPATGNMVEGTVKDRTRQVFKNLSAVLEAAGSSLKNVVKVNVFLTTMDNFAAMNEAYDEFITAEPKPCRTCVAVAQLPFGSDVEIECTAYLNAPSAKL encoded by the exons ATGGCACCCGCAAAAGCAGTCTTGACCAGCAAGGCCCCCAAGCCTATCCCGCAGCTGTCCCAGGCCGTTGTGTACAATGGCATGGTCTACTGCTCTGGCAGTCTCGGTATCGACCCCGCCACCGGAAACATGGTCGAGGGAACTGTCAAGGACCGGACG AGACAAGTCTTCAAGAACCTCTCGGCCGTCCTCGAAGCGGCTGGCAGCAGCCTCAAGAACGTCGTCAAGGTGAACGTCTTCCTTACCACCATGGACAACTTTGCTGCCATGAACGAGGCTTATGACGAGTTTATCACCGCTGAGCCCAAGCCG TGCCGCACTTGCGTTGCTGTTGCCCAGCTGCCTTTCGGCAGTGATGTCGAGATTGAGTGCACTGCTTATCTTAATGCGCCGTCTGCAAAGCTTTGA
- the camk-2 gene encoding calcium/calmodulin-dependent protein kinase type I — protein sequence MSAANGRQPEVQPCRYKVGKTLGAGSYSVVKECVHIDTGRYYAAKVINKRLMAGREHMVRNEIAVLKKVSMGHQNILTLVDYFETMNNLYLVTDLALGGELFDRICRKGSYYESDAADLIRATLSAVAYLHDHGIVHRDLKPENLLFRTPEDNADLLIADFGLSRIMDEEQFHVLTTTCGTPGYMAPEIFKKTGHGKPVDIWALGVITYFLLCGYTPFDRDSDFEEMQAILNADYSFTPLEYWRGVSDNAKDFIRRCLTIDPAKRMTAHEALQHPFVAGWARGTDGAEADKGANLLPTVKKNFNARRTLHAAIDTVRAINKLREGQFMNGGRSREPAKKAAAGAGAVPPAAGGGGGGPGVDDGLAVALGPTLGKEASMVSTASSNVTKDSGYATQPEGEGGSRDGDDVLMKDASVPAPTSSSPAPVHGNTQNAQHAGVPSILRPGSIENKVVETGKGLWNGTSVKR from the exons ATGAGTGCCGCCAACGGTCGACAACCCGAAGTGCAGCCGTGTCGATACAAAGTTGGCAAGACTTTGGGCGCCGGTTCATACTCGGTCGTTAAGGAATGCGTACACATAGACACCGGTCGCTACTATGCGGCCAAGGTGATCAACAAGCGCCTGATGGCCGGCCGGGAACACATG GTTCGCAATGAAATCGCCGTGCTCAAGAAGGTGTCCATGGGCCACCAGAACATCCTGACCCTGGTCGACTACTTCGAGACCATGAACAACCTCTACCTCGTCACTGACCTCGCCCTCGGCGGCGAGCTCTTCGATCGCATCTGTCGCAAAGGCTCTTACTACGAATCCGACGCCGCCGACCTCATCCGCGCCACCCTGTCCGCCGTCGCCTACCTGCATGACCACGGCATCGTCCACCGCGACCTCAAGCCCGAGAACCTCCTTTTCCGTACGCCCGAGGACAATGCCGACTTGCTGATCGCCGACTTTGGTCTTAGCCGGATCATGGATGAGGAGCAATTCCATGTCCTAACCACCACCTGCGGCACACCCGGCTACATGGCCCCAGAGATCTTCAAAAAGACCGGCCACGGCAAACCCGTCGACATCTGGGCCTTGGGAGTAATCACTTACTTTCTGCTGTGCGGCTACACCCCCTTCGACCGCGACTCGGACTTTGAGGAGATGCAGGCCATCCTCAATGCCGATTACTCCTTCACCCCACTCGAGTACTGGCGCGGCGTCTCGGACAACGCCAAGGACTTTATTCGCAGGTGCTTGACCATTGACCCGGCCAAGCGCATGACCGCCCACGAGGCGCTGCAGCACCCCTTCGTTGCTGGCTGGGCCCGCGGAACCGATGGTGCGGAGGCCGATAAGGGCGCTAACCTGCTGCCGACCGTCAAGAAGAACTTTAATGCGAGAAGGACGCTGCATGCGGCTATCGATACAGTACGTGCTATTAACAAGCTGCGTGAGGGCCAGTTCATGAACGGCGGGAGGAGCCGTGAGCCCGCGAAGAAAGCGGCAGCGGGTGCGGGTGCGGTGCCCCCAGCggcaggaggtggaggaggaggcccaGGAGTGGATGACGGATTGGCGGTAGCGCTCGGCCCAACGCTCGGGAAGGAGGCAAGCATGGTGTCAACGGCGAGCAGCAATGTCACCAAGGACAGCGGCTACGCAACACAGCcggaaggggagggaggcTCTAGGGACGGAGACGATGTTCTTATGAAGGATGCGTCGGTGCCAgcgccaacatcatcatcgccagcgCCGGTGCATGGGAACACACAGAATGCACAGCATGCGGGAGTGCCGAGTATCCTACGGCCGGGCAGTATCGAGAATAAGGTTGTCGAGACTGGTAAAGGCTTGTGGAATGGGACTAGTGTTAAGCGATGA